The Enterococcus rotai genome includes a window with the following:
- a CDS encoding signal peptidase I produces MKQQRVKRHRNSSLDEQPRKKKPSSNSKRTQKKQPYDKSSVGGKNRRRTRQPSKQKPQKKKQQLKMQKNRSSPKNKMLKNVLDLLFYIITLGLICMSILFAFSDDQNKTILGYRIFNVLTNSMAPNERDQKQGGFYAGDVIIVKDIQGNTAKEGEVITYRPSMKSEAFLTHRVIKKLDHLNETKGTYYVTKGDNNDTEDLPISEKQVVGKKILVFPKIGTILKFIRKNFIVSIIFMLSVFGFILVIKMYVFSK; encoded by the coding sequence ATGAAACAACAAAGAGTGAAAAGACATAGGAATTCATCTTTGGATGAACAACCAAGAAAGAAAAAGCCTTCTTCTAATTCTAAAAGAACACAGAAGAAGCAGCCATACGACAAATCAAGTGTAGGTGGAAAAAATCGAAGGAGGACTCGGCAGCCTTCAAAACAAAAGCCTCAAAAAAAGAAACAACAATTAAAAATGCAAAAAAATCGGTCTTCTCCTAAAAATAAGATGTTAAAAAATGTTTTAGATCTGCTATTTTACATCATTACTTTAGGGTTGATTTGCATGTCGATTCTTTTTGCATTTAGTGATGATCAGAATAAGACGATTCTAGGTTATCGTATTTTCAATGTTTTGACGAATTCAATGGCACCTAACGAACGCGATCAGAAACAGGGTGGCTTTTATGCAGGCGATGTTATCATTGTAAAGGACATTCAAGGAAATACTGCAAAAGAAGGCGAGGTGATTACTTACCGACCTTCAATGAAAAGTGAAGCCTTTTTAACGCATCGAGTAATCAAAAAATTAGACCACTTGAATGAAACAAAAGGAACGTATTATGTTACAAAGGGAGATAATAATGATACTGAAGATTTGCCGATAAGTGAAAAACAAGTGGTAGGGAAAAAAATACTTGTCTTTCCAAAAATTGGTACGATTTTAAAGTTTATTCGAAAAAACTTTATTGTTTCTATTATCTTTATGTTGTCTGTTTTTGGTTTTATATTGGTAATTAAGATGTATGTATTTTCTAAGTAA